The Arcanobacterium wilhelmae region AGAACGCGAAGTTTTCTCCGACGTCGTGATTCACAACGACGGCAATCTCGACGCACTCGTGGAGCAAGTTGACACGCTGTGGGCATGGCTTCGCCGTGAGCAGGGACGCTCGCCGCACACCGACGTCGGAGAGTAGGCTTTTCGACATGCGTCCAGTTTCTGATCTCGTTCGCCAGGAAAATCCGTTCGAAGTTATCTCGCCGTATACGCCCTCAGGCGACCAACCCCAGGCGATCGCGGAGCTCGCCGAGCGCATTAACGCAGGTGAGGCGGACATCGTGTTGCTCGGTGCAACTGGAACCGGTAAATCCGCTACGACTGCATGGCTGATCGAGAAGATCCAGCGCCCAACCCTCATCCTCGAGCCGAACAAGACCCTTGCCGCGCAGATGGCGGCTGAGTTCCGCGAGCTCATGCCTAACAACGCCGTTGAGTATTTCGTTTCCTACTACGACTACTACCAGCCGGAAGCCTACGTTCCCCAAACGGATACGTTTATCGAAAAGGATTCGTCGATCAATGACGAGGTGGAGCGGCTGCGCCACTCGGCAACGAACTCCCTGCTCACCCGCCGCGACACGGTGGTGGTGGGCTCTGTTTCCTGCATCTACGGCCTGGGAACCCCACAAGAGTACGTGGACCGGATGGTCCGCCTGGAAGTGGGGCAGGAACTCGATCGCGACGAGCTGCTTAAGCGCTTCGTTGGCATGCAATACACACGCAACGACATGGCATTCACGCGGGGGACGTTCCGCGTTCGCGGTGACACGGTTGAGATTATCCCTGTCTACGAGGAGCTCGCGATCCGGATTGAATTCTTCGGAGACGAGATCGATTCCATCAGTGAACTTCACCCCCTCACTGGAAACGTGATCCGCGAAACCACGCATGCGCACATCTTCCCCGCTACTCATTACGTGGCTGGCCCAGAGCGAATGGCTCGCGCAATCGAATCGATTGAGGCTGAGCTTGCTGATCGGCTCGAGGAACTTCGCCGGCAGAACAAGCTTTTGGAGGCGCAACGTCTCGAGATGCGCACCACCTACGATCTCGAAATGATGCGAAACATCGGCACGTGCTCGGGCATCGAGAACTATTCGCGCCATATCGACGGGCGCGGCCCCGGCACGCCTCCGAATACACTCCTCGATTACTTCCCAGAGGATTTCGTGTTAGTGATCGACGAATCACACGTGACAGTGCCACAGATCGGCGCAATGTATGAGGGAGATATGTCGCGCAAGCGCACCCTGGTGGAGCATGGATTCCGTCTGCCAAGCGCGATGGACAACCGTCCGCTGAAGTGGGAGGAGTTTCTCGAGCGTATCGGGCAGACTGTCTATCTGTCTGCGACTCCCGGCAAATACGAAATGGAGAAGGCCGATGGGTACGTAGAGCAGATTATTCGCCCCACCGGGCTCGTGGACCCGGAAGTGATCGTCAAGCCGACAACGGGCCAGATCGACGATTTGCTCGAGGAGGTCCGAAAGCGCACTGAGCGTGACGAACGCGTGCTCGTCACGACGCTCACGAAGAAGATGGCGGAGGATCTGACGGATTACCTCGCCGAACGCGGTATGAAAGTCGAGTATCTGCACTCCGACGTCGATACACTACGTCGCGTGGAGTTGTTGCGTGAGCTTCGACTCGGCAAGTTCGACGTGCTCGTCGGCATCAACTTGCTGCGTGAGGGCCTGGACCTTCCAGAAGTCTCGCTCGTGGCAATCCTCGACGCCGATAAGCAGGGTTTCCTGCGTTCGACGACGTCGCTGATCCAGACGATCGGCCGCGCGGCTCGTAACGTTTCGGGCCAGGTCCACATGTACGCTGATTCCGTTACGCCCAACATGCGTGAGGCGATCGACGAAACCAACCGGCGTCGGGAAAAGCAGATGGCCTACAACAAAGAGCACGGAATCGACCCGCAGCCATTGCGTAAGAAAATCTCTGACGTGACGGACATGCTCATGCGTGAAGACATCGATACCTCCCAGTTGCTCGAGGGCGGGTACCGTAAAGAGGCAAAACCGACGCCCAAGCGTGGCGACGGCGCAGAGATCGCGGCGCTTATCGAAGAACTTCAGGCACAGATGCACCTGGCAGCTGAGCAGCTCCAGTTCGAGCTCGCGGCTCGCCTGCGCGACGAGATCGACGACCTAAAAAAGGAGCTGCGCGCGATGCGTGCTGCCAAAGCCTAGCGTTCGCTGGGCGCGCAATGTGAGATTTAGTGCCCTGTGTTCTCGTTGGGAATTTCAGGCGCTAGAATGGCAAGGCCATGGGGAGTATTCCCACCAATTCCACGTCGTCATCACGATTCGTCTATGAATCCGGCGTGGAAGCCAGCGTTGCTGGCGGGAAGAGACCGCGGTACCTAATGACTCGTACCAAAGGAACTGTATGTCTCTCATGACACTTCTCCAGGTGGGCTCGAAGCCCGCCGCCAGCGGAAATATGCACGTCGACATGTGGGAGTGGATCGTCCTCGGCGCAGTTGTGATCGCGCTGATTCTCTTCGATCTGCTGGGCCACGTCCGCAAGGCTCACGAACCAACCGTTGGTGAGGCCGCGCGCTGGACAGCACTCTATGTCTCGCTCGCCGTGGTATTCGGTGTGATGACAATCGTCCGCCACGGTGGCCAGTTCGGCGCCGAATTCTTCGCTGGTTATCTCACCGAGTACTCGCTATCGCTCGATAACATTTTCGTCTTTATCATCATCATTGCGGCCTTCCGTGTTCCCCGCCTGTACCAGCAAAAAGTGCTGATGTACGGAATCGTCATCGCCTTGGTTTTGCGCTTCGTCTTCATCCTTCTTGGCGCCGCGATTATCGAGCGCTTCGTGTGGGCGTTCTTCTTCTTTGGCGCCTGGATGCTGTGGACTGCCTTCAACCAGATCAAGGATGGCATCGAGGAAGGGCGCGAGCGCCTCGCAGGGGAATTGGAAGAGGAAGAGTTCACCCCGCCACTCATGTCGCGCATGATGTCCAAGTGGTTCAACGTGACCGAAGGTTTCGTGGGCGCAAAACTCGTCACTCGCCGTCACGGAAAAACGTGGATCACGCCGCTTCTTTTGTGCATCGTCTCGATCGGCACCATCGATCTGCTCTTCGCGCTCGATTCGATCCCCGCGATCTACGGCCTCACGGCCGAACCGTTTATCGTGTTCGCCGCGAACGCCTTCGCGCTCCTCGGTCTGCGCCAGCTGTTCTTCCTCGTGGACGGCCTCCTTGAGCGCCTCATCTACCTCCACTACGGCCTGGCCGTCATTCTCGGCTACATCGGCTACAAGCTGATCGTGCACGCCGCTCACGGCTACGAGATGGCCAGTTTCTTGCCGGAACCGGGGATCATCTTCTCGGTGGCCTTCATTATCGTCACGATCCTCGTGACAGTCATCGCGTCGATTATCGGCGCACGCCGTCTCGAGGCACGTGGCATTGTGCTCAACAAGGATGCGGACGAGATCGACGATATCGAGCCTCGCGAAGCTCCACACTACGACCTGGAGAACAAGCGGAACTAGTGGTTCCACGTCGTTCGCTGCGGGCCGAGGAGTATCTCGGCCCGCAGCCTTTTACTCGCAGGCATTCATGGATAAGGTGAGACAGTGCAAAATTCGATTCATGTTCAGGGCGCTCGCCAGCACAATCTGAAGAACGTCACTGCCGATATTCCTCGCGACAAAATGGTGGTTTTCACCGGCCTGTCAGGTTCGGGAAAGTCGTCGCTCGCTTTCGACACGATCTTCGCCGAAGGCCAGCGCCGGTATGTGGAGTCGCTCTCGTCCTACGCTCGCCAGTTCCTCGGCCAGATGGACAAACCGCACGTCGATTTCATCGAGGGGCTTTCTCCTGCAGTGTCGATCGACCAAAAGTCCACGAACCGTAACCCGCGTTCCACGGTTGGTACGATGACGGAAGTGTACGACTACCTGCGTCTGCTCTACGCGCGCGCTGGTACACAGTACTGCCCAGTGTGCGGCGAACGAATCGAGGCCCAGAGCGCCGAGCAGATCGTCGATGCTTTGCTCGCGTATCCGGAGCGTACGAAGTTCCAGATCCTCGCGCCAGTCGTTCGCGGCCGTAAGGGCGAACACGTCGATCTTCTCGAGAACCTTGTCAAGGAAGGCCTCGGGCGCGTGCGTGTGGATGGCGAGATATACCGGCTGGGGGAGGTACCGCCTCTTGCGAAGACGAAAAAGCACGATATCGACGTCGTCGTCGACCGTCTCGCAATTCGCGAGGGCCTCGCCTCGCGTCTGAACGACTCCGTCGAAACTGCCCTGCACCTCGCAAACGGGATCGTGATCGCAGACTTCGTCGATGAACCAGCAGATTCCCCCTCGCGCGAACGGAAGTTCTCCGAAAAGCGCGCCTGCCCGAACGGCCACGAACTCGAAATCGACGAGATTGAGCCACGCACATTCTCGTTCAACGCTCCCTATGGCGCGTGCCCGGCATGCGATGGCATCGGGTTTACCACACAGGTCGATCCGGAGCTCGTCGTTCCCGACGACTCGCTCTCAATTGCTGACGGCGCAATCGTCCCGTGGTCAGTGACGGCTTCTGCCCAGGCTCGCGACTACCACATGCGCCAGCTGCAGGGACTTGCCGATGAGCTCGGCTTTTCGCTCGACACCCCGTGGAAGAAGCTCGACGCCGGGGCGAAGGACGCGATCCTGTCCGGCAAAGACTACAAGGTGAAGGTCAAGTACAAAAACCGTTGGGGGCGGGAGAAGATCTACTCCACCGGTTTCGAAGGCGTTCTCACCTTCGTCCAGCGTAAGCACGACGAGACCGAATCCACATGGTCCAAAGAACGCTACGCGGGCTTCATGCGTGAGGTGCCGTGCGCAGTGTGCCACGGTGCACGCCTTCGCCCCGAGGTGCTCGCTGTGCGCGTGGGCGATCTCAACATTTCCGAGCTCACGGATCTGCCCATTGGCGAGGCCCTCGAGTACTTGAGCGCCCTCACTTTGGGGGAGCGCGAATCCAAAATCGCAGCCCAGGTGATGAAAGAGATTCTCGAACGGTTGACATTCCTCGTCACTGTTGGCCTTGACTACCTCACCATGTCACGGTCTGCCGGAACGCTCTCTGGCGGTGAGGCGCAACGCATCCGCCTGGCGACCCAGATCGGTTCCGGGCTCGTCGGCGTTCTCTACGTGCTCGATGAGCCATCGATTGGCCTGCATCAGCGCGATAATGATCGTCTGCTCGGCGCACTCAAGCGCCTGCGCGATCTCGGCAATACCCTCATCGTCGTCGAACATGACGAAGACACGATCCGCCAAGCTGACTGGCTCGTGGATATTGGCCCGGGTGCGGGCGAGCACGGCGGGGAGATCGTCTACTCCGGCCGCCCTGCGGATATCGTGCGCGAAGAACGCTCCGTCACTGGCGCATACCTTGCCGGAACCCGCCAGATCGTCGTCCCCACACAGCGCCGTAAGGTCAAGAAAACTCAGGCGATCGGCGTCGTCGGAGCCCGCGAAAATAACCTCAAGAACGTCTCGGTGAAGTTCCCTATCGGAGTCTTCACCGCCGTCACAGGCGTGTCCGGTTCCGGAAAGTCCTCGCTCGTGAACTCGGTGCTTTACCAAGTGCTTGCCAACGAGCTCAACGGCGCGCGCTCGCTCCCTGGCCGTCATACGAAGGTGACAGGCCTGGACCAGCTCGACAAAGTGGTTCACGTGGACCAAAGCCCCATCGGGCGCACTCCGCGCTCGAACCCAGCCACCTATACCGGCATGTGGGACAAGATCCGTACCCTTTTTGCCGCTACTCCGGAAGCGAAGGTCCGCGGCTATGGGCCAGGGCGCTTTTCGTTCAATGTGAAGGGCGGGCGTTGCGAGGCCTGCTCAGGCGACGGCACGATCAAGATCGAAATGAACTTCCTCCCGGATGTGTACGTGCCGTGCGAAGTCTGCCACGGAAGCCGGTACAACCGCGAAACGTTGCAAGTGCACTACAAGGGCAAGAATGTGGCCGAAGTACTCGACATGACGATCTCGGAGGCACGCGAGTTCTTCGGCGCTGTCACGTCGATCACGAAGTATCTTTCGCTTCTTGAAGACGTCGGCCTCGGATACGTGCGCCTCGGGCAGTCTGCAACGACGCTCTCCGGTGGCGAGGCTCAGCGCGTCAAGCTCGCCTCTGAGCTCCACAAACGTTCTACAGGAAAAACGGTGTACGTTCTCGACGAACCCACCACCGGACTCCACTTCGAGGACGTGCGCAAGCTCCTCGGCGTGCTCCAGGGCCTCACAGACAAGGGCAACACCGTGATCGTCATCGAGCACAACCTCGACGTGATCAAGAGCGCCGACTGGGTGATCGACCTCGGGCCGGAAGGCGGCAAGGGCGGCGGCGAGGTGATCGCTGAGGGCACGCCGGAAGACGTGGCCCTCACGCCCGGCTCCTACACGGGCAAGTATCTGCTCCCCATCCTCAAAAAGGCCGGCACGCTCAGCGGGCTGCGGCAGGGCAAGGCGAGCAAGTGAACCCCGCCGACTACCGCCCGAAAACCTCGGATATTCCTCGCGATCCGGGAGTGTACCGCTTCCGCGACGAGGAAGATCGGATCATCTACGTTGGCAAGGCGAAGTCGCTGCGCCAACGCCTGGTGAACTACTTCCAGGATCCGGCTCTCCTGCATCCGCGCACGCGCCAAATGGTTTTCACGGCTGCTCGCGTTGAGTGGGTAGTTGTGGGCAACGAGATCGAGGCGCTCTCGCTGGAGTATTCGTGGATCAAAGAGTTCGCGCCGCGGTTCAACGTGATGTACCGCGACGACAAGTCCTACCCGTATCTCGCCGTTACCCTCACCGAGGAGTATCCGCGCGTGATGGTCACTCGCAATGCTCACAAGCGCGGAAACAAGTATTACGGGCCGTATACGAAGGTCTGGGCGGTGCGCGAGTCGCTCGACCAGTTGCTTCGCGTTTTTCCGATGCGCTCGTGCACGAAGGGCGTGTTCAATAATGCCCAGCGCACGGGCCGCCCTTGCCTGAATGGCTATATCGATCGGTGCGCCGCTCCGTGCGTGGGACGTGTGAGCGCGGCAGAGCACCGGCATATTGCCCAGGCCCTTGTCTCGTTTATGGACGGAAGCGGTGAGGAACTGATTGCGGCGAAGAAAGCCGAGATGATGGAGGCGGCGAAGGCACAAGAGTTCGAGCGGGCAGCGCGCCTTCGCGACGACGTCGCCGCATTGACCACCGTCGTCGAAAAGAACACGGTTGTGCTTGACATGGATACCGACGCCGACGTGTTCGGCCTGGAGTTCGACGAGCTGGAAGCGTCGGTTCAAGTGTTCTTTGTGCGTGGCGGGCGCATTCGTGGCCAGCGTGGCTGGGTGACGGAGACAGTCGCAGATCTCGAAGCGCCAGGTCTGGTGTCGCAGATGATTTTGCAGGTGTACGGCCAGTATGCGCCTTCCCGCGTCGGCGCGAAGCGTTCGAGCGCGAAAAGCGTCGACGACGTCGCACACACCTCAGCAGACGCGATCCCGCGCGAAATCTGGGTTCCGGCCCTTCCTGACGACGCTGAGGCGCTCGAATCGTGGCTCGGTGAGTTGCGCGGCGGCTCGGTTCGCATCCGCGTGGTCCAGCGGGGCGCGAAAGCACAGCTTGCGCAAACCGTTCACACGAACGCGGTCCAGGCCCTTCAACGCCACAAGTTGCACCGTGCGGGTGATCTCACGGAACGCTCGAAGGCACTGGAGGAGCTGCGTATGGGCCTCGGTTTGGACCGTGCGCCGTTGCGCATCGAATGTTACGACATTTCGCACACGCAAGGGACGAACCAAGTTGGCTCGATGGTGGTGTTCGAAGATGGGCTCGCGAAGAAGTCCGATTACCGGCATTTCATTGTTCGCGGCCCGGACGGCAACGGGGTTCCCGACGACACCGCAGCGATGGACGAGGTGCTCCGCCGCCGTCTGACGCGGCTCGTTCAGGGCCATGCCGCCGACGACGCTTCCGACGACGAACCGACGTCGGGCCCGATTGACCTAGCCACGGACGCGCCGCGCCGCTTTGCATACAAACCGGACCTCATCGTCGTCGACGGCGGCCTGCCGCAGGTGAACGCGGCGCAACGCGTCGTTGAGGAGCTGGGCGCCGACGTCAGGATCGTCGGCC contains the following coding sequences:
- the uvrB gene encoding excinuclease ABC subunit UvrB, translating into MRPVSDLVRQENPFEVISPYTPSGDQPQAIAELAERINAGEADIVLLGATGTGKSATTAWLIEKIQRPTLILEPNKTLAAQMAAEFRELMPNNAVEYFVSYYDYYQPEAYVPQTDTFIEKDSSINDEVERLRHSATNSLLTRRDTVVVGSVSCIYGLGTPQEYVDRMVRLEVGQELDRDELLKRFVGMQYTRNDMAFTRGTFRVRGDTVEIIPVYEELAIRIEFFGDEIDSISELHPLTGNVIRETTHAHIFPATHYVAGPERMARAIESIEAELADRLEELRRQNKLLEAQRLEMRTTYDLEMMRNIGTCSGIENYSRHIDGRGPGTPPNTLLDYFPEDFVLVIDESHVTVPQIGAMYEGDMSRKRTLVEHGFRLPSAMDNRPLKWEEFLERIGQTVYLSATPGKYEMEKADGYVEQIIRPTGLVDPEVIVKPTTGQIDDLLEEVRKRTERDERVLVTTLTKKMAEDLTDYLAERGMKVEYLHSDVDTLRRVELLRELRLGKFDVLVGINLLREGLDLPEVSLVAILDADKQGFLRSTTSLIQTIGRAARNVSGQVHMYADSVTPNMREAIDETNRRREKQMAYNKEHGIDPQPLRKKISDVTDMLMREDIDTSQLLEGGYRKEAKPTPKRGDGAEIAALIEELQAQMHLAAEQLQFELAARLRDEIDDLKKELRAMRAAKA
- the uvrC gene encoding excinuclease ABC subunit UvrC — encoded protein: MNPADYRPKTSDIPRDPGVYRFRDEEDRIIYVGKAKSLRQRLVNYFQDPALLHPRTRQMVFTAARVEWVVVGNEIEALSLEYSWIKEFAPRFNVMYRDDKSYPYLAVTLTEEYPRVMVTRNAHKRGNKYYGPYTKVWAVRESLDQLLRVFPMRSCTKGVFNNAQRTGRPCLNGYIDRCAAPCVGRVSAAEHRHIAQALVSFMDGSGEELIAAKKAEMMEAAKAQEFERAARLRDDVAALTTVVEKNTVVLDMDTDADVFGLEFDELEASVQVFFVRGGRIRGQRGWVTETVADLEAPGLVSQMILQVYGQYAPSRVGAKRSSAKSVDDVAHTSADAIPREIWVPALPDDAEALESWLGELRGGSVRIRVVQRGAKAQLAQTVHTNAVQALQRHKLHRAGDLTERSKALEELRMGLGLDRAPLRIECYDISHTQGTNQVGSMVVFEDGLAKKSDYRHFIVRGPDGNGVPDDTAAMDEVLRRRLTRLVQGHAADDASDDEPTSGPIDLATDAPRRFAYKPDLIVVDGGLPQVNAAQRVVEELGADVRIVGLAKRLEEVWIPGEEFPLIFPRTSPALHLLQYLRDESHRFAITFHRKRRAKAMTRSALDAIPGLGTAKQTALLKHFGSLAKIKEADLEALEEVSGIGPRLAQTIVEFLHRENE
- a CDS encoding TerC/Alx family metal homeostasis membrane protein codes for the protein MHVDMWEWIVLGAVVIALILFDLLGHVRKAHEPTVGEAARWTALYVSLAVVFGVMTIVRHGGQFGAEFFAGYLTEYSLSLDNIFVFIIIIAAFRVPRLYQQKVLMYGIVIALVLRFVFILLGAAIIERFVWAFFFFGAWMLWTAFNQIKDGIEEGRERLAGELEEEEFTPPLMSRMMSKWFNVTEGFVGAKLVTRRHGKTWITPLLLCIVSIGTIDLLFALDSIPAIYGLTAEPFIVFAANAFALLGLRQLFFLVDGLLERLIYLHYGLAVILGYIGYKLIVHAAHGYEMASFLPEPGIIFSVAFIIVTILVTVIASIIGARRLEARGIVLNKDADEIDDIEPREAPHYDLENKRN
- the uvrA gene encoding excinuclease ABC subunit UvrA, whose translation is MQNSIHVQGARQHNLKNVTADIPRDKMVVFTGLSGSGKSSLAFDTIFAEGQRRYVESLSSYARQFLGQMDKPHVDFIEGLSPAVSIDQKSTNRNPRSTVGTMTEVYDYLRLLYARAGTQYCPVCGERIEAQSAEQIVDALLAYPERTKFQILAPVVRGRKGEHVDLLENLVKEGLGRVRVDGEIYRLGEVPPLAKTKKHDIDVVVDRLAIREGLASRLNDSVETALHLANGIVIADFVDEPADSPSRERKFSEKRACPNGHELEIDEIEPRTFSFNAPYGACPACDGIGFTTQVDPELVVPDDSLSIADGAIVPWSVTASAQARDYHMRQLQGLADELGFSLDTPWKKLDAGAKDAILSGKDYKVKVKYKNRWGREKIYSTGFEGVLTFVQRKHDETESTWSKERYAGFMREVPCAVCHGARLRPEVLAVRVGDLNISELTDLPIGEALEYLSALTLGERESKIAAQVMKEILERLTFLVTVGLDYLTMSRSAGTLSGGEAQRIRLATQIGSGLVGVLYVLDEPSIGLHQRDNDRLLGALKRLRDLGNTLIVVEHDEDTIRQADWLVDIGPGAGEHGGEIVYSGRPADIVREERSVTGAYLAGTRQIVVPTQRRKVKKTQAIGVVGARENNLKNVSVKFPIGVFTAVTGVSGSGKSSLVNSVLYQVLANELNGARSLPGRHTKVTGLDQLDKVVHVDQSPIGRTPRSNPATYTGMWDKIRTLFAATPEAKVRGYGPGRFSFNVKGGRCEACSGDGTIKIEMNFLPDVYVPCEVCHGSRYNRETLQVHYKGKNVAEVLDMTISEAREFFGAVTSITKYLSLLEDVGLGYVRLGQSATTLSGGEAQRVKLASELHKRSTGKTVYVLDEPTTGLHFEDVRKLLGVLQGLTDKGNTVIVIEHNLDVIKSADWVIDLGPEGGKGGGEVIAEGTPEDVALTPGSYTGKYLLPILKKAGTLSGLRQGKASK